One region of Dysidea avara chromosome 1, odDysAvar1.4, whole genome shotgun sequence genomic DNA includes:
- the LOC136247064 gene encoding uncharacterized protein, with amino-acid sequence MPLIVNSPILQFADDKKMFRTIRTVDDFCQLQQDINLLFAWSKKWQLKFNISKSNWLHLSKPHGFGEYVIDGTAITSCDVVRDLGIMIDNQLKFHDHTTTVAKKANRLLAVIHKTFQNFDHATFINLYKSYIRPVLEYGNISNVSNVDKTI; translated from the coding sequence ATGCCCTTAATAGTTAATAGTCCCATTTTACAATTTGCAGATGACAAGAAGATGTTCAGAACTATCAGGACTGTGGACGACTTTTGCCAACTTCAACAAGATATAAATTTGCTTTTTGCATGGTCTAAGAAATGGCAACTGAAGTTCAACATTAGTAAGAGTAATTGGTTACACTTAAGTAAACCTCACGGATTTGGTGAATATGTAATTGATGGCACTGCTATTACATCTTGTGATGTTGTAAGGGACTTGGGAATAATGATTGACAATCAGTTAAAGTTTCACGATCATACCACCACAGTTGCCAAGAAAGCTAACAGACTACTAGCAGTTATTCACAAGACTTTTCAGAATTTCGACCATGCTACATTCATCAACTTGTATAAATCATATATCCGCCCAGTGTTAGAGTATGGTAACATCAGTAATGTCAGTAATGTAGACAAAACTATATAA